The following are from one region of the Carassius auratus strain Wakin chromosome 43, ASM336829v1, whole genome shotgun sequence genome:
- the ube2q1 gene encoding ubiquitin-conjugating enzyme E2 Q1 isoform X2 has protein sequence MSVSGLKAELKFLESIFDPNHERFRILDWTPDELSCQFNIGDQLLIIHCNLTESYPATPPIWCVESDDPSLTRVLERLEDVRKSSTLLLQQLKRLICDLCRLYNLPQHPDVEMLDQPLPAGPLHQDRKHGTTDEVTSEEEEEEEMGEDIDLEHYEMKVEPVDGKKSEDDGIEKENLAVLEKIRKNQRQDHLNVSAHSGAVSGSVQASDRLMKELREIYRSQSYKNGIYSVELLNDSLYEWHVKIRTVDPDSPLHSDLQVLKEKEGMDYILLSFSYKDNFPFDPPFVRVVSPVLSGGYVLSGGALCMELLTKQGWSSAYSIESVIMQINATLVKGKARVQFGANKNQYSLARAQQSYKSLVQIHEKNGWYTPPKEDG, from the exons ATGTCGGTCTCGGGactgaaggccgagctgaagtttCTGGAGTCTATTTTCGACCCGAACCACGAGCGCTTCCGCATCCTCGACTGGACACCGGACGAGCTGAGCTGCCAGTTTAACATCGGAGACCAGCTGCTGATCATCCACTGCAACCtcacg GAGTCGTACCCGGCGACGCCGCCCATATGGTGCGTGGAGTCTGATGACCCGAGCCTGACCCGAGTGCTGGAGCGGCTGGAGGACGTCCGGAAGAGCAGCACACTG ctcCTGCAGCAGCTGAAGAGGCTGATCTGTGATCTGTGTCGCCTCTATAATCTTCCTCAGCACCCGGATGTGGAGATGCTGGACCAGCCTCTTCCTGCAGGACCCCTTCACCAGGACAGGAAG CATGGGACGACTGACGAGGTGACttcagaggaggaggaggaagaggagatggGAGAG gaCATCGATCTGGAGCACTACGAGATGAAGGTGGAGCCGGTGGATGGGAAGAAGTCTGAGGATGATGGGATTGAGAAGGAGAACCTGGCCGTCCTGGAGAAGATCCGCAAGAACCAGCGGCAGGACCACTTGAACGTAAGTGCTCACTCG GGTGCCGTGTCTGGATCTGTCCAGGCGTCTGATCGTCTGATGAAAGAGCTCCGGGAGATCTACCGCTCTCAGAGCTATAAGAACG GAATCTACTCTGTGGAGCTGCTCAACGACAGTCTGTACGAGTGGCACGTCAAGATCAGGAC tgtGGATCCTGACAGTCCTTTACACAGTGATCTGCAAGTGCTGAAGGAGAAGGAAGGCATGGACTACATCCTCCTCAGCTTTTCATACAAA GATAACTTCCCCTTCGATCCTCCGTTTGTGCGAGTGGTTTCTCCGGTCCTGTCTGGAGG GTATGTTCTCAGCGGAGGAGCTCTGTGTATGGAGCTGCTCACTAAACAG ggATGGAGCAGTGCCTACTCCATCGAGTCTGTCATCATGCAGATCAACGCCACTTTAGTCAAAGGAAAGGCACGAGTGCAGTTCGGAGCCAATAAG AATCAGTACAGTCTGGCCAGAGCGCAGCAGTCCTATAAATCACTGGTGCAGATCCACGAAAAGAACG gcTGGTACACACCGCCCAAAGAGGACGGCTAG
- the ube2q1 gene encoding ubiquitin-conjugating enzyme E2 Q1 isoform X4, with amino-acid sequence MSVSGLKAELKFLESIFDPNHERFRILDWTPDELSCQFNIGDQLLIIHCNLTESYPATPPIWCVESDDPSLTRVLERLEDVRKSSTLLLQQLKRLICDLCRLYNLPQHPDVEMLDQPLPAGPLHQDRKHGTTDEVTSEEEEEEEMGEDIDLEHYEMKVEPVDGKKSEDDGIEKENLAVLEKIRKNQRQDHLNGAVSGSVQASDRLMKELREIYRSQSYKNGIYSVELLNDSLYEWHVKIRTVDPDSPLHSDLQVLKEKEGMDYILLSFSYKDNFPFDPPFVRVVSPVLSGGYVLSGGALCMELLTKQGWSSAYSIESVIMQINATLVKGKARVQFGANKNQYSLARAQQSYKSLVQIHEKNGWYTPPKEDG; translated from the exons ATGTCGGTCTCGGGactgaaggccgagctgaagtttCTGGAGTCTATTTTCGACCCGAACCACGAGCGCTTCCGCATCCTCGACTGGACACCGGACGAGCTGAGCTGCCAGTTTAACATCGGAGACCAGCTGCTGATCATCCACTGCAACCtcacg GAGTCGTACCCGGCGACGCCGCCCATATGGTGCGTGGAGTCTGATGACCCGAGCCTGACCCGAGTGCTGGAGCGGCTGGAGGACGTCCGGAAGAGCAGCACACTG ctcCTGCAGCAGCTGAAGAGGCTGATCTGTGATCTGTGTCGCCTCTATAATCTTCCTCAGCACCCGGATGTGGAGATGCTGGACCAGCCTCTTCCTGCAGGACCCCTTCACCAGGACAGGAAG CATGGGACGACTGACGAGGTGACttcagaggaggaggaggaagaggagatggGAGAG gaCATCGATCTGGAGCACTACGAGATGAAGGTGGAGCCGGTGGATGGGAAGAAGTCTGAGGATGATGGGATTGAGAAGGAGAACCTGGCCGTCCTGGAGAAGATCCGCAAGAACCAGCGGCAGGACCACTTGAAC GGTGCCGTGTCTGGATCTGTCCAGGCGTCTGATCGTCTGATGAAAGAGCTCCGGGAGATCTACCGCTCTCAGAGCTATAAGAACG GAATCTACTCTGTGGAGCTGCTCAACGACAGTCTGTACGAGTGGCACGTCAAGATCAGGAC tgtGGATCCTGACAGTCCTTTACACAGTGATCTGCAAGTGCTGAAGGAGAAGGAAGGCATGGACTACATCCTCCTCAGCTTTTCATACAAA GATAACTTCCCCTTCGATCCTCCGTTTGTGCGAGTGGTTTCTCCGGTCCTGTCTGGAGG GTATGTTCTCAGCGGAGGAGCTCTGTGTATGGAGCTGCTCACTAAACAG ggATGGAGCAGTGCCTACTCCATCGAGTCTGTCATCATGCAGATCAACGCCACTTTAGTCAAAGGAAAGGCACGAGTGCAGTTCGGAGCCAATAAG AATCAGTACAGTCTGGCCAGAGCGCAGCAGTCCTATAAATCACTGGTGCAGATCCACGAAAAGAACG gcTGGTACACACCGCCCAAAGAGGACGGCTAG
- the ube2q1 gene encoding ubiquitin-conjugating enzyme E2 Q1 isoform X3 translates to MSVSGLKAELKFLESIFDPNHERFRILDWTPDELSCQFNIGDQLLIIHCNLTESYPATPPIWCVESDDPSLTRVLERLEDVRKSSTLLLQQLKRLICDLCRLYNLPQHPDVEMLDQPLPAGPLHQDRKHGTTDEVTSEEEEEEEMGEQDIDLEHYEMKVEPVDGKKSEDDGIEKENLAVLEKIRKNQRQDHLNGAVSGSVQASDRLMKELREIYRSQSYKNGIYSVELLNDSLYEWHVKIRTVDPDSPLHSDLQVLKEKEGMDYILLSFSYKDNFPFDPPFVRVVSPVLSGGYVLSGGALCMELLTKQGWSSAYSIESVIMQINATLVKGKARVQFGANKNQYSLARAQQSYKSLVQIHEKNGWYTPPKEDG, encoded by the exons ATGTCGGTCTCGGGactgaaggccgagctgaagtttCTGGAGTCTATTTTCGACCCGAACCACGAGCGCTTCCGCATCCTCGACTGGACACCGGACGAGCTGAGCTGCCAGTTTAACATCGGAGACCAGCTGCTGATCATCCACTGCAACCtcacg GAGTCGTACCCGGCGACGCCGCCCATATGGTGCGTGGAGTCTGATGACCCGAGCCTGACCCGAGTGCTGGAGCGGCTGGAGGACGTCCGGAAGAGCAGCACACTG ctcCTGCAGCAGCTGAAGAGGCTGATCTGTGATCTGTGTCGCCTCTATAATCTTCCTCAGCACCCGGATGTGGAGATGCTGGACCAGCCTCTTCCTGCAGGACCCCTTCACCAGGACAGGAAG CATGGGACGACTGACGAGGTGACttcagaggaggaggaggaagaggagatggGAGAG caggaCATCGATCTGGAGCACTACGAGATGAAGGTGGAGCCGGTGGATGGGAAGAAGTCTGAGGATGATGGGATTGAGAAGGAGAACCTGGCCGTCCTGGAGAAGATCCGCAAGAACCAGCGGCAGGACCACTTGAAC GGTGCCGTGTCTGGATCTGTCCAGGCGTCTGATCGTCTGATGAAAGAGCTCCGGGAGATCTACCGCTCTCAGAGCTATAAGAACG GAATCTACTCTGTGGAGCTGCTCAACGACAGTCTGTACGAGTGGCACGTCAAGATCAGGAC tgtGGATCCTGACAGTCCTTTACACAGTGATCTGCAAGTGCTGAAGGAGAAGGAAGGCATGGACTACATCCTCCTCAGCTTTTCATACAAA GATAACTTCCCCTTCGATCCTCCGTTTGTGCGAGTGGTTTCTCCGGTCCTGTCTGGAGG GTATGTTCTCAGCGGAGGAGCTCTGTGTATGGAGCTGCTCACTAAACAG ggATGGAGCAGTGCCTACTCCATCGAGTCTGTCATCATGCAGATCAACGCCACTTTAGTCAAAGGAAAGGCACGAGTGCAGTTCGGAGCCAATAAG AATCAGTACAGTCTGGCCAGAGCGCAGCAGTCCTATAAATCACTGGTGCAGATCCACGAAAAGAACG gcTGGTACACACCGCCCAAAGAGGACGGCTAG
- the ube2q1 gene encoding ubiquitin-conjugating enzyme E2 Q1 isoform X1: MSVSGLKAELKFLESIFDPNHERFRILDWTPDELSCQFNIGDQLLIIHCNLTESYPATPPIWCVESDDPSLTRVLERLEDVRKSSTLLLQQLKRLICDLCRLYNLPQHPDVEMLDQPLPAGPLHQDRKHGTTDEVTSEEEEEEEMGEQDIDLEHYEMKVEPVDGKKSEDDGIEKENLAVLEKIRKNQRQDHLNVSAHSGAVSGSVQASDRLMKELREIYRSQSYKNGIYSVELLNDSLYEWHVKIRTVDPDSPLHSDLQVLKEKEGMDYILLSFSYKDNFPFDPPFVRVVSPVLSGGYVLSGGALCMELLTKQGWSSAYSIESVIMQINATLVKGKARVQFGANKNQYSLARAQQSYKSLVQIHEKNGWYTPPKEDG; this comes from the exons ATGTCGGTCTCGGGactgaaggccgagctgaagtttCTGGAGTCTATTTTCGACCCGAACCACGAGCGCTTCCGCATCCTCGACTGGACACCGGACGAGCTGAGCTGCCAGTTTAACATCGGAGACCAGCTGCTGATCATCCACTGCAACCtcacg GAGTCGTACCCGGCGACGCCGCCCATATGGTGCGTGGAGTCTGATGACCCGAGCCTGACCCGAGTGCTGGAGCGGCTGGAGGACGTCCGGAAGAGCAGCACACTG ctcCTGCAGCAGCTGAAGAGGCTGATCTGTGATCTGTGTCGCCTCTATAATCTTCCTCAGCACCCGGATGTGGAGATGCTGGACCAGCCTCTTCCTGCAGGACCCCTTCACCAGGACAGGAAG CATGGGACGACTGACGAGGTGACttcagaggaggaggaggaagaggagatggGAGAG caggaCATCGATCTGGAGCACTACGAGATGAAGGTGGAGCCGGTGGATGGGAAGAAGTCTGAGGATGATGGGATTGAGAAGGAGAACCTGGCCGTCCTGGAGAAGATCCGCAAGAACCAGCGGCAGGACCACTTGAACGTAAGTGCTCACTCG GGTGCCGTGTCTGGATCTGTCCAGGCGTCTGATCGTCTGATGAAAGAGCTCCGGGAGATCTACCGCTCTCAGAGCTATAAGAACG GAATCTACTCTGTGGAGCTGCTCAACGACAGTCTGTACGAGTGGCACGTCAAGATCAGGAC tgtGGATCCTGACAGTCCTTTACACAGTGATCTGCAAGTGCTGAAGGAGAAGGAAGGCATGGACTACATCCTCCTCAGCTTTTCATACAAA GATAACTTCCCCTTCGATCCTCCGTTTGTGCGAGTGGTTTCTCCGGTCCTGTCTGGAGG GTATGTTCTCAGCGGAGGAGCTCTGTGTATGGAGCTGCTCACTAAACAG ggATGGAGCAGTGCCTACTCCATCGAGTCTGTCATCATGCAGATCAACGCCACTTTAGTCAAAGGAAAGGCACGAGTGCAGTTCGGAGCCAATAAG AATCAGTACAGTCTGGCCAGAGCGCAGCAGTCCTATAAATCACTGGTGCAGATCCACGAAAAGAACG gcTGGTACACACCGCCCAAAGAGGACGGCTAG